One window of the Salvia miltiorrhiza cultivar Shanhuang (shh) chromosome 6, IMPLAD_Smil_shh, whole genome shotgun sequence genome contains the following:
- the LOC130990805 gene encoding uncharacterized protein LOC130990805: MALHHNRSLSLPSASHPAVSHFDENLSRLRSSEAACSSLSSINATINGLKNLYESIDDLLLLPHIQQIVSEECVDDYISLLDACSSVKDLISLAKQDLRELLSAVRRKDVRGINGYLASRKKSKKLIQKCLKKLRSSSASATSENVSMLKDAESIAISLLESLLSYTLGTKMQERKSSWSLVSKLMQSKKASDNENEFNKVDSLLQVNQENELVNHLKEMDSSIQVVEEELESIFRQMIKTRVSLLNILNN; this comes from the coding sequence ATGGCTCTTCACCACAACCGCTCTCTTAGTTTGCCATCAGCATCACATCCTGCTGTTTCCCACTTCGATGAAAACTTATCAAGATTGAGATCTTCGGAGGCTGCTTGCTCCTCCCTCTCATCAATCAACGCCACAATCAATGGCCTCAAAAACTTATACGAGAGCATTGATGATTTGCTGCTCTTGCCTCACATTCAACAGATTGTTTCTGAGGAGTGTGTTGATGATTACATCAGCCTATTGGATGCTTGCAGCTCAGTTAAGGATCTCATCTCACTTGCAAAGCAAGATTTAAGAGAGCTTCTCTCTGCTGTAAGGAGAAAGGATGTTCGAGGCATCAATGGCTACCTTGCTTCAAGAAAGAAGTCGAAGAAACTGATCCAAAAGTGTTTGAAGAAGTTGAGAAGTAGCAGCGCCTCAGCCACTTCTGAGAATGTTTCCATGTTGAAAGATGCAGAGTCCATTGCCATTTCCTTGCTCGAGTCTCTCTTGTCCTACACGCTGGGGACGAAGATGCAAGAGAGGAAGAGCAGCTGGTCATTGGTATCAAAGCTGATGCAATCCAAGAAAGCGTCAGACAACGAGAATGAGTTCAACAAGGTTGATTCGTTGTTGCAAGTGAACCAAGAAAACGAGCTCGTGAATCACTTGAAAGAGATGGACTCGAGCATTCAAGTTGTTGAAGAAGAACTCGAATCTATATTCAGGCAGATGATCAAGACCAGAGTCTCTCTTCTCAACATTCTCAACAACTAG
- the LOC130990806 gene encoding uncharacterized protein LOC130990806 has protein sequence MALHHGRSLSFPSSSHPALTHFDENISRLRSSEAACSSLSSINSTINGLRNLYESIDDLLLLPHIQQIVSEECVDDYISLLDACSSVKDLVSLAKQDLRDLLSAVRRKDAQGIKGYLASRKRSKKMIQKCLKNLRRSSASATSENASLLKDAESVAISLLESLLSYTVGMKMQERKSSWSLVSKLMHSKKASDDENEFNKVDSLLQLNQDNELVNHLKEMESNIQVLEEELESVFRQMIKTRVSLLNILNN, from the coding sequence ATGGCTCTTCACCATGGCCGCTCTCTTAGCTTCCCATCTTCATCACATCCCGCCCTTACTCACTTCGATGAGAACATATCCAGATTGAGATCTTCAGAGGCTGCTTGCTCCTCGCTCTCATCAATCAACTCCACAATAAACGGCCTCAGAAACTTATACGAGAGCATTGATGATTTGCTGCTCTTGCCTCACATTCAACAGATTGTTTCTGAGGAATGTGTCGATGATTACATCAGCCTATTGGATGCTTGCAGCTCAGTTAAAGATCTAGTTTCACTAGCAAAGCAAGATTTACGAGATCTTCTCTCTGCAGTAAGGAGAAAGGATGCTCAAGGCATCAAGGGCTACCTTGCTTCCAGAAAAAGGTCGAAGAAAATGATCCAAAAGTGTTTGAAGAATTTGAGACGTAGCAGCGCCTCAGCTACTTCTGAGAATGCTTCCTTGTTGAAAGATGCAGAGTCCGTTGCCATTTCCTTGCTCGAGTCTCTCTTGTCCTACACGGTGGGAATGAAGATGCAAGAGAGGAAGAGCAGCTGGTCATTGGTGTCAAAGCTGATGCATTCCAAGAAAGCATCAGATGACGAGAATGAGTTCAACAAGGTGGATTCACTCCTGCAACTGAACCAAGACAACGAGCTCGTGAATCACTTGAAAGAGATGGAATCGAACATTCAAGTTCTTGAAGAAGAACTTGAATCAGTATTCAGGCAGATGATCAAGACCAGAGTTTCCCTTCTCAACATTCTCAACAACTAG
- the LOC130990804 gene encoding uncharacterized protein LOC130990804: MALHHGRSLSFPSSSHPALTHFDENISRLRSSEAACSSLSSINATINSLKNLYESIDDLLLLPHIQQIVSEESVDDYISLLDACSTVKDLVSLAKQDLRDLLSAVRRKDDKGINGYLASRKRSKKMIQKCLKKLRHSSASTTSENVSMLKDAESVAISLLESLLSYTLGTKMQETKSSWSLVSKLIQSKKASDDENEFNKVDSLLQLNQENELVNHLKEMDSSIQVLEEELESVFRQLIKTRVSLLNILNH, translated from the coding sequence ATGGCTCTTCACCATGGCCGCTCTCTTAGCTTCCCATCTTCATCACATCCCGCCCTTACTCACTTCGATGAGAACATATCCAGATTGAGATCTTCGGAAGCTGCTTGCTCCTCGCTCTCATCAATCAACGCCACAATAAACAGCCTCAAAAACTTATACGAGAGCATTGATGATTTGCTGCTCTTGCCTCACATTCAACAGATTGTTTCTGAGGAATCTGTTGATGATTACATCAGCCTATTGGATGCTTGCAGCACAGTTAAAGATCTCGTCTCTCTTGCAAAGCAAGATTTACGAGATCTTCTCTCTGCAGTAAGGAGAAAGGATGATAAAGGCATCAATGGCTACCTTGCTTCCAGAAAAAGGTCGAAGAAAATGATCCAAAAGTGTTTGAAGAAGTTGAGACATAGCAGTGCCTCAACCACTTCTGAGAATGTTTCCATGTTGAAAGATGCAGAGTCCGTTGCCATTTCCCTGCTTGAGTCTCTCTTGTCTTACACATTGGGAACGAAGATGCAAGAGACGAAGAGCAGCTGGTCGTTGGTATCAAAACTGATACAATCCAAGAAAGCATCAGACGACGAGAATGAGTTCAACAAGGTGGATTCACTCCTGCAACTGAACCAAGAAAACGAGCTCGTGAATCACTTGAAAGAGATGGACTCGAGCATTCAAGTTCTTGAAGAAGAACTTGAATCAGTATTCAGGCAGCTGATCAAGACCAGAGTTTCCCTTCTCAACATTCTCAACCACTAG
- the LOC130990807 gene encoding uncharacterized protein LOC130990807 produces the protein MHEFSAKENIKKISFCRSSEAACSSLSSINGLRNLYESIDDLLLLPHIQQIVSEECVDGYINLLDSCSSVKDLISLSKQNLREILSALRRKDVRGINGYLASRKRLKKMIQKCLKNMRRSSASASSENASMLTDAESVAISLLESLGRWCQS, from the coding sequence ATGCATGAATTCTCAGCCAAAGAGAATATAAAGAAAATATCATTTTGTAGATCTTCGGAGGCTGCTTGCTCCTCCCTCTCATCAATCAATGGCCTCAGAAATTTATACGAGAGCATTGATGATTTGCTTCTCTTGCCTCACATTCAACAGATTGTTTCTGAGGAATGTGTTGATGGTTACATCAACCTATTGGATTCTTGCAGCTCAGTTAAGGATCTCATCTCACTTTCCAAGCAAAATTTAAGAGAGATTTTGTCTGCTCTAAGGAGAAAGGATGTTCGAGGCATCAATGGCTACCTTGCTTCCAGAAAAAGGTTAAAGAAAATGATCCAAAAGTGTTTAAAGAATATGAGACGTAGCAGCGCCTCAGCCTCTTCTGAGAATGCTTCCATGTTGACAGATGCAGAGTCCGTTGCCATTTCCTTGCTCGAGTCTCTTGGTCGTTGGTGTCAAAGCTGA
- the LOC130990808 gene encoding uncharacterized protein LOC130990808 produces MALHHSRSLSFPSASHPAVSHFDENLSRLRSSEAACSSLSSINATIRSSNCDSPCLRDFDFSGESIEIFRDCLLVALIHQPRCKWPQIEIVSEECVDDYISLLDASSSVKDLISLVKEDLRELLSAVRRKDVRGINGYLALRKQSKKKIQKCLKMLENGGDYIEV; encoded by the exons ATGGCTCTTCACCACAGCCGCTCTCTTAGCTTCCCATCTGCATCACATCCTGCTGTTTCCCACTTCGATGAAAACTTATCAAGATTGAGATCTTCGGAGGCTGCTTGCTCCTCCCTCTCATCAATCAACGCCACAATCAGAAGCTCCAACTGTGACAGCCCATGTTTAAGGGATTTCGACTTCAGCGGTGAATCT ATTGAGATCTTCCGAGACTGCTTGCTCGTCGCTCTCATCCATCAACCGCGCTGCAAATGGCCTCAGATTGAGATCGTTTCTGAGGAGTGTGTTGATGATTACATCAGCCTATTGGATGCTAGCAGCTCAGTTAAGGATCTCATCTCACTCGTGAAGGAAGATCTACGAGAGCTTCTCTCTGCTGTAAGGAGAAAGGATGTTCGAGGCATAAACGGCTACCTTGCTTTAAGAAAGCAGTCGAAGAAAAAGATCCAAAAGTGTTTGAAGATGTTAGAAAATGGAGGTgattatatagaggtttga